Proteins encoded by one window of Streptacidiphilus sp. PB12-B1b:
- a CDS encoding DUF6542 domain-containing protein, whose product MEHRRRFDERPAVMAAPGVPSPARSLEPSHGHTPGAPGLRARGDGRPQPRPGGGRTPHRLTAVGGAVVTLGGTFAGGALDTWLFGGSGVLMGLVYVVVCFQVAVRVRPVDLAAAPISGPIAFAVTLGVLNGPANGGVIGRLIGLATSLALQAGWLFTGTAVSVVIAVARHVALGRARKRTA is encoded by the coding sequence GTGGAGCACCGACGCAGGTTTGACGAACGCCCCGCCGTGATGGCGGCCCCCGGCGTGCCCAGCCCGGCGCGCTCCCTGGAGCCCAGCCACGGCCACACCCCGGGAGCCCCCGGGCTGCGGGCCCGCGGCGACGGACGCCCGCAGCCGCGTCCCGGCGGCGGGCGGACACCGCACCGGCTGACCGCCGTCGGCGGCGCGGTGGTGACGCTCGGCGGCACGTTCGCCGGCGGCGCGCTCGACACCTGGCTGTTCGGCGGCTCGGGCGTGCTGATGGGCCTGGTCTACGTCGTGGTCTGCTTCCAGGTCGCGGTGCGGGTACGCCCGGTGGACCTGGCCGCCGCACCGATCAGCGGCCCGATCGCGTTCGCGGTCACGCTGGGCGTCCTGAACGGCCCGGCGAACGGCGGCGTGATCGGACGGCTGATCGGTCTGGCGACCTCCCTGGCGCTGCAGGCGGGCTGGCTGTTCACCGGGACGGCGGTCTCGGTGGTGATCGCCGTGGCCCGCCACGTGGCGCTGGGCCGCGCCCGCAAGCGGACGGCGTGA
- the ychF gene encoding redox-regulated ATPase YchF has product MSLSIGIVGLPNVGKSTLFNALTKNDVLAANYPFATIEPNVGVVGVPDARLAVLAEIFGSQRILPATVDFVDIAGIVRGASEGEGLGNKFLANIRESDAICQVIRAFQDPDVVHVDGKVSPKDDIETINTELILADLQSIEKVIPRLQKESRLKKESAALLKAAEAAQKVLESGKTLFEAGFDKESVRELHLLTVKPFLYVFNVDEDELMDEDFKQAQRTLVAPAEAIFLNAKIESELIGMDDDEALELLQSMGQEEAGMATLGRVGFETLGLQTYLTAGPKEVRAWTIKKGATAPEAAGVIHTDFQKGFIKAEIVSYDDLVACGSIPEARAKGKSRIEGKDYIMQDGDVVEFRFNV; this is encoded by the coding sequence ATGTCGCTTTCGATCGGAATCGTCGGTCTGCCGAACGTCGGCAAGTCCACGCTGTTCAACGCCCTGACCAAGAACGACGTGCTGGCAGCCAACTACCCGTTCGCCACCATCGAGCCCAACGTCGGCGTCGTCGGCGTCCCGGACGCGCGCCTCGCCGTCCTCGCGGAGATCTTCGGCTCGCAGCGGATCCTCCCCGCCACCGTCGACTTCGTCGACATCGCGGGCATCGTGCGCGGCGCCAGCGAGGGCGAGGGCCTGGGCAACAAGTTCCTCGCCAACATCCGCGAGTCGGACGCCATCTGCCAGGTCATCCGCGCCTTCCAGGACCCGGACGTGGTCCACGTCGACGGCAAGGTCTCGCCCAAGGACGACATCGAGACCATCAACACCGAGCTGATCCTGGCCGACCTCCAGTCCATCGAGAAGGTCATCCCCCGGCTGCAGAAGGAGTCCCGGCTCAAGAAGGAGTCGGCGGCGCTGCTCAAGGCCGCCGAGGCCGCGCAGAAGGTGCTGGAGTCCGGCAAGACCCTCTTCGAGGCAGGCTTCGACAAGGAGTCCGTCCGCGAACTGCACCTGCTCACCGTCAAGCCCTTCCTCTACGTCTTCAACGTGGACGAGGACGAGCTGATGGACGAGGACTTCAAGCAGGCCCAGCGCACCCTGGTCGCCCCGGCCGAGGCCATCTTCCTGAACGCCAAGATCGAGTCCGAGCTGATCGGCATGGACGACGACGAGGCCCTGGAACTCCTCCAGTCCATGGGCCAGGAGGAGGCCGGCATGGCCACCCTCGGCCGTGTCGGCTTCGAGACCCTCGGCCTGCAGACCTACCTCACGGCTGGCCCCAAGGAGGTCCGCGCCTGGACCATCAAGAAGGGCGCCACCGCCCCCGAGGCCGCCGGCGTCATCCACACCGACTTCCAGAAGGGCTTCATCAAGGCCGAGATCGTCTCCTACGACGACCTCGTCGCCTGCGGCTCCATCCCCGAGGCCCGCGCCAAGGGCAAGTCCCGCATCGAGGGCAAGGACTACATCATGCAGGACGGCGACGTGGTCGAGTTCCGCTTCAACGTCTGA
- a CDS encoding serine hydrolase: MAARAGRIRELLDGGVIGQVYPGAVWGHGTADGVGDQGVVGVPDPERPERGMRLDTLFDVASLTKILAVWACAGALWQDGLLDVDARLGAYWPEAGPALGAVTARQLLSHTAGVLPRAQLEARYGTDPAAIRAGVLHAELHRPPGTAVEYTDRAALILGYLVEHLAGQPLDQAATARIWAPLGMHRTRFGPLPADLADGCAPTERDPVTGVRLRGTVHDPSARLLGGVSGVAGVFTDLGDLGRFLRHLLDPTASGADPGFGPAWITETFAVHTGELEPARGLFWHPAPGTAPADDIWVHYGFTGTGMWVSPTRRRWAALLTNKVYLTRDRQPLTDIRNAFRALVFAA; the protein is encoded by the coding sequence ATGGCTGCCAGGGCGGGCCGGATCCGGGAGTTGCTGGACGGTGGGGTGATCGGGCAGGTGTACCCCGGGGCGGTGTGGGGGCATGGCACCGCGGACGGGGTGGGTGACCAGGGAGTGGTGGGGGTGCCCGATCCGGAGCGGCCGGAGCGGGGGATGCGCTTGGACACCCTGTTCGATGTCGCCAGTCTCACCAAGATCCTCGCGGTGTGGGCCTGCGCGGGCGCGCTGTGGCAGGACGGGCTGCTCGACGTGGACGCGCGGCTCGGGGCGTACTGGCCGGAGGCCGGGCCCGCGCTGGGCGCGGTGACCGCGCGTCAGTTGCTGTCCCACACCGCCGGGGTGCTGCCCCGGGCCCAACTGGAGGCCCGGTACGGCACCGACCCCGCCGCGATCCGGGCCGGGGTGCTCCACGCCGAGCTGCACCGGCCGCCCGGGACGGCCGTCGAGTACACCGACCGGGCCGCGCTCATCCTCGGCTACCTGGTCGAGCACCTCGCCGGGCAGCCGCTCGACCAGGCCGCCACGGCGCGGATCTGGGCCCCGCTCGGCATGCACCGCACCCGCTTCGGCCCGCTGCCCGCCGACCTCGCGGACGGCTGCGCGCCCACCGAGCGCGACCCGGTCACCGGCGTGCGCCTGCGCGGCACCGTCCACGACCCCTCCGCCCGGCTGCTGGGCGGCGTCAGCGGCGTGGCCGGGGTCTTCACCGACCTGGGCGACCTCGGCCGCTTCCTGCGGCACCTGCTGGACCCGACCGCCTCCGGCGCCGACCCCGGCTTCGGCCCCGCCTGGATCACCGAGACCTTCGCCGTCCACACCGGCGAACTGGAGCCCGCCCGCGGCCTGTTCTGGCACCCGGCCCCCGGCACCGCGCCCGCCGACGACATCTGGGTGCACTACGGCTTCACCGGCACCGGCATGTGGGTCTCCCCGACCCGCCGCCGCTGGGCCGCGCTGCTCACCAACAAGGTCTACCTCACCCGCGACCGCCAGCCCCTCACCGACATCCGCAACGCCTTCCGCGCACTGGTCTTCGCCGCCTGA